Proteins encoded within one genomic window of Cardiocondyla obscurior isolate alpha-2009 linkage group LG27, Cobs3.1, whole genome shotgun sequence:
- the LOC139112237 gene encoding uncharacterized protein, with the protein MPRCRREAAASNGRVFFFRLLLICALVAVGHQEETARSWNRLSQLIPNANSVYGKQDRNASPPSKGADASPAHPPAENNVMDTSKSKEAGGHEVQEEEEEEESKLTYDSEEYEDEDKHGEEHVEKDEVEEIEEKQGDLSDTENGATKRERSPPETSSAPNIEAGDNARDGDYLEDLPTNNDDNTYYYYDEYENGNRSRYDGADGEHLDYLDTESEEEDVTPGNSAESEHGVLEKREKDVSHGSTSNSSRVVKGEVINPISSTELKQSSSVESNDKTITTLNASLLEEKEKKPEEPEEEREKESEEEPEEEPEEEPEEELEEEPEEESENVSAERNISSILIGGAVVSVVTTKSVVNGTISVPTTTSPTPTEQVASPPTPSSPSLAETTEEHPEVTTEDSARILASVQTSRSVSGARFLPFPVVDRVEQVEAHDGSPESKKTSLPPSTESIIDKLDWAQSKLSSDLLPAAILGTGGFRNAGNTLQLDVLAERDRTTITTTTTTRRSFTTTGKTPVISKFIPRRYNDKKLDHTSTSTTKPRFETTVDSLAGLLPRNYVPRGTTPSAIPKTNFRSFSKPTTSTVAAEIKTASTTPRAKPKPSVVVQDINAFLPPGYKLKKEDTTATESSLLSEILAKSKVDISSLLPPGYDKKKVEEEPKSKNITTTISTTTTTTTTTTTTTPKSTGVSPEKIASSIQDLFASSKVDISALLPKDYEQKTKPFIPASKAEDTINEQNTTITERTNFEASTKKAGGLKIVFPSRPGGRKPIHKITTPQTIRGEGPTTATPKIQKGWPTRATTEFTGWPTPSTTPISIEKLLEAARTATVASMNASFIPSTNEISSTSSTSTTTTTMRPTTPGVCDDECEVAGTIRIIGNTTWVPELLDRNTREWQELANHVEREMNLIFSKSSVLMNWYKNIRIDSFSQGSILVDYFVELNNLQQKVNTQELKVIFHDSLRTYNANRWNETSSMKGPLRMGTFTIDPKYTDFVVIPKVNMPQYIEKDDRLIPQWAIAVIVIGVGGLLFIIVFGVSVLVNRQNGSKLKPTMSTIYDEEVSKHTSSHRSSDYSKPVHTIWTDPDVSWNDKSFESTSNKILVDKSFQDKKYNMYDSWRSEWNGYYYNPSHTSSKYGYDSTTNLSTRHHPDYDTNF; encoded by the exons AAACGGCGCGGTCCTGGAACAGACTCTCGCAGTTGATACCGAATGCGAATTCGGTGTACGGGAAACAGGACCGCAATGCATCGCCGCCGAGTAAAGGAGCCGACGCATCGCCGGCGCATCCGCCGGCGGAGAACAATGTGATGGACACGTCGAAATCGAAGGAGGCAGGCGGCCACGAGGTgcaggaggaggaggaggaggaggaatcTAAACTGACGTACGACTCCGAGGAGTACGAAGATGAAGATAAGCATGGAGAGGAACATGTGGAGAAGGACGAGGTGGAAGAGATAGAGGAGAAGCAGGGAGATCTCTCTGATACCGAGAATGGCgcaacgaagagagaaagatctCCACCGGAAACCAGCAGTGCGCCGAATATCGAGGCGGGGGACAACGCCAGGGATGGCGATTACCTCGAAGATCTCCCAACGAATAACGACGacaatacatattattattacgacgAGTACGAAAACGGAAATCGTTCCCGATACGACGGCGCGG ACGGCGAACACCTCGATTACTTAGACACGGAGTCTGAAGAAGAGGATGTCACGCCGGGAAACTCGGCGGAATCGGAGCACGGCGTTctagagaagagagagaaggacgTTTCGCACGGATCGACTTCTAACTCGTCGCGAGTCGTCAAAGGAGAAGTCATTAATCCGATATCGTCGACGGAATTGAAACAAAGTTCGTCCGTGGAGAGTAATGATAAAACAATTACTACACTTAATGCGTCTCTTCtcgaggagaaagaaaagaaaccagAGGAACCAGAAgaagaacgagaaaaagaatcaGAAGAAGAACCAGAGGAAGAACCAGAGGAAGAACCAGAGGAAGAATTAGAGGAAGAACCAGAGGAAGAATCAGAAAATGTTTCCGCCGAAAGAAATATCAGCTCTATTCTGATAGGCGGTGCCGTTGTATCCGTAGTGACCACAAAAAGCGTAGTAAATGGCACAATATCGGTTCCAACGACAACCTCGCCGACTCCTACAGAACAAGTAGcgtcgccgccgacgccgtCGTCGCCCTCGTTGGCCGAAACCACCGAGGAACATCCAGAGGTAACTACTGAGGATTCTGCGAGGATCCTGGCTTCCGTACAAACCAGCCGCAGCGTGTCGGGTGCGCGCTTTCTACCCTTTCCGGTAGTAGACCGTGTGGAGCAGGTGGAAGCTCACGACGGATCACCCGAGAGTAAGAAGACGTCACTACCACCGTCCACTGAGAGCATCATCGACAAGCTCGACTGGGCGCAATCTAAGCTGTCTAGCGATCTTTTGCCGGCGGCTATCCTCGGTACGGGTGGCTTTCGAAATGCCGGTAATACGTTGCAGTTGGACGTCCTGGCCGAACGAGATCGCACGACTATAACTACGACAACGACAACCCGTAGAAGTTTCACTACTACAGGCAAAACGCCGGTTATTAGCAAGTTTATACCACGACGTtacaacgataaaaaattggaTCATACTAGCACCAGCACAACGAAGCCGCGATTTGAAACCACGGTCGATAGCCTAGCGGGTTTGCTGCCTCGGAATTACGTACCGAGAGGAACCACTCCGAGTGCAATTCCCAAAACAAATTTCAG GTCGTTTTCGAAACCAACGACATCCACGGTGGCAGCAGAGATAAAGACCGCATCGACTACGCCACGAGCGAAACCTAAACCCAGCGTTGTTGTTCAAGATATCAACGCATTCTTACCTCCaggatataaattaaagaaagaagataCAACTGCCACGGAGAGTTCTCTCCTTAGCGAAATTCTTGCCAAATCTAAGGTCGACATTTCATCTCTTTTACCCCCTGGTTACGACAAAAAGAAGGTTGAAGAAGAACCTAAATCAAAGAATATTACGACTACGATCTCGACCACAACGACCACAACGACCACGACAACGACGACAACACCAAAAAGTACAGGCGTCTCTCCAGAAAAGATCGCCTCGTCCATCCAGGACCTCTTCGCGTCTTCCAAAGTCGACATCTCCGCCTTATTACCCAAGGATTACGAACAGAAAACAAAACCATTTATCCCGGCCAGTAAAGCCGAAGACACGATTAACGAGCAGAATACGACGATAACAGAACGGACCAATTTTGAAGCGTCTACGAAGAAAGCTGGCGGTTTGAAAATCGTATTTCCTAGCAGACCAGGCGGTCGCAAACCGATTCATAAAATAACTACTCCGCAAACAATTCGAGGAGAAGGTCCAACCACGGCAACGCCAAAAATACAAAAGGGATGGCCGACTCG AGCTACTACAGAGTTTACCGGATGGCCTACCCCGTCCACCACGCCGATCTCCATCGAGAAATTATTAGAGGCAGCGCGCACTGCCACGGTAGCATCGATGAACGCATCGTTTATTCCTAGCACAAACGAGATCTCGAGCACATCGTcaacgtcgacgacgacgacgacgatgaggCCAACGACTCCCGGCGTGTGCGACGACGAGTGCGAAGTTGCCGGAACGATACGTATCATCGGGAACACGACATGGGTGCCAGAGCTACTCGATCGAAATACTCGCGAATGGCAGGAGCTTGCAAATCACGTGGAACGAGAG atgaaCCTTATCTTTTCGAAATCCAGCGTTTTAATGAATTGGTACAAAAATATAAGGATCGACTCCTTcag CCAAGGCAGCATTCTGGTAGACTACTTTGTCGAGCTAAACAATTTACAACAGAAAGTGAATACGCAAGAACTTAAAGTAATTTTCCACGACTCGCTCAGAACATACAACGCTAATCGATGGAATGAAACAAGCAGCATGAAAGGTCCATTAAGAATGGGAACATTCACTATTGATCCTAAGTACACTGATTTTGTAG TTATACCAAAAGTGAATATGCCCCAATATATTGAGAAAGACGATAGATTAATACCTCAATGGGCAATCGCAGTGATAGTGATTGGTGTCGGAGGTCTGCTATTTATTATCGTGTTTGGAGTGTCTGTA CTCGTTAATAGACAAAATGGATCGAAACTGAAGCCGACTATGTCCACTATTTACGACGAAGAAGTGTCGAAGCACACATCGAGTCACAGATCAAGTGACTACTCGAAACCGGTACACACGATATGGACCGATCCTGACGTTTCTTGGAACGATAAGTCTTTTGAATCGACTTCAAATAAG attttggtTGACAAATCTTTCCAAGATAAGAAATACAATATGTACGACAGTTGGCGATCCGAGTGGAACGGTTATTATTACAATCCCTCGCATACGAGTAGCAAGTACGGTTATGACAGTACCACGAATCTATCAACTCGTCACCATCCTGATTACGACACGAATTTCTAA